The genomic segment CACGCAGTGGGCGGCCAAACTCCCGATCATCGTCGTCTGCACCTGGATGGCGAGCAACGGCAACGCGGACATACTCTTACGGCTGCAGCATCACCATCGCGAGTTCGTGCACCGTGAAAGCGTGTTCTTCCGCGCTTCCTAGTTGACCCAAGCGACGATCGCAAAAGGGGCCGGCCGAGAGGTCGGCCCCTACGCATGTAGCGTACACCCGTGCATGGCGACGTCCTACGTGATGCTGTCGTTCGAAGGTCCCGACGTGTATAGCCGCGCCGGCGGTCTCGGCGTGCGCGCTGCCGAATTGTCGACCGCGCTCGCAGCGCGCGGCGCCCAGACGGATCTCTATTTCGTCGGCGATCCCGAACTCGCGCCGACGGAGACGCCCACGCCTGGGCTCACGTGGCATCGCTGGTGTCAGTGGATCTCGCGCTATCATCCCGACGGCGTCTACGACGGCGAGTGGGGAAAAGTGCTCGACTATCAGCGCACGATCCCACAACGGGTCGTAGACGAACACGTGAAGCCGGCAGCCGAACGCGGCGGCCGCGTCGTCGTGCTCGCCGAAGAATGGCAGACGACGCAGACCGCGATCATGATCCGTCAACTCGCCGATGTCGTCGGCTGTGGCGGGGCCGTCGATATCCTATGGAATGCGAACAACGTCTACGGTTTCGACCGGATCGATTGGCGGCGGCTCCAACGCGCCACGACGGTCACCACGGTAAGCCGTTGGATGAAACACATGATGGCGGCCGTCGGCCAGGATCCGCTGATCATCCCGAACGGCATCCCAAAGGCGCGCCTTGCCGCGAAGCCACCGCCGAAATATGTCGGCGAGATCTCGCGCGCGCTCGGCGCCGGTATCGGGCTCGTAAAATTTGGCAGATTCGATCCGGACAAACGCTGGCTCATGGCTGTGGATGCGGTCGCTGAACTCAAGCGCATCGGGCGCCGTCCGAAACTTGTGATGCGCGGCGGGTCGGAGCCGCACGGCAACGCGGTGCGCGAACGAGTGCGCGCACGCGGCCTTTCCCATCATGTCGTGCGCTCGGTGCCGAACGGTCTTGCAGCGGCAATTGCGAGCGCAGTCGAGGATGTGGTCGAACTGCAATACTTCGTCTCGGATGCCGATCGCGACGCGTTGTACGCCGCCGCCGACGCGGTGCTAGCGAACAGCGGCCGCGAACCGTTCGGGCTCGTCGGATTGGAAGTGATGGCGGTCGGCGGCGTGGCGGTCACGGGTGCGACCGGCGAGGATTACGCGCTGCCCTTTGACAACGCGCTGGTGGTCGATACCAACGACGGCACGGAATTGGCCTCGTACGTCGCGCGGCTCCAGGACATGCCCGAGCTTCAGAAAAACATACGGGCCAGAGGCCTGGAAACGGCTGCCCGGTTCACATGGGACCATGCCGTCGACATCCTCGAGCGGAAGATAGAGTACGTGCGGCTGGCGCGATAGCGTGCCTGCCGCACGTTCGCGAAAGGAATTCTTTAGTGGAACGAACGCTGCTGCTCGCTAAACCGGACGCAGTTCAACGCGGCCTGGTCGGCGAGATCATCTCCCGCTTCGAACGTCGCGGCCTGCAGATCGTAGGCCTGAAACTGCTGGCCATTTCGACGCAGCTCGCCAAAGAACACTATCGCGAACACGTCGGCAAACCGTTCTTCAAACCGCTTGTCGAGTACATCACATCGACGCCGGTCGTCGCCATTGTCGTGGAAGGTCCGAACGCAGTCGAATTGTGCCGCGCGACGATCGGCGCGACGAATCCCGTTGCGGCCACGCCAGGTTCGATTCGGGGTGATCTCAGCATGCAGGTCGGCCGAAATCTCGTGCACGGTTCCGACAGCGCGAAGAGCGCGAAGCGCGAAGTCAAGCTCTTCTTCAAAGCTTCCGAGCTCCTGACATACAAGCGCGCCATGCAGCGCTGGATCACGGAGTAACACAATGCCTGAACTCACCGCCCCGGCGATCGCGGAAATCCGAGCGCGTGAAGTGCTCGATTCGCGCGGCAATCCGACCGTGGCCGTGCGAGTGACGACGTCCGACGGCGTGAGGGCGGAAGCGATGGTCCCCTCCGGCGCCTCGACCGGAGCGCATGAGGCGATCGAACTGCGCGACGGCGACGTGAAGCGCTATCTCGGCAAGGGCGTCCTCAAGGCGGTCGACAACGTCAACGGACCGATCGAACGCAAACTTCGCGGCATGGATGTCACCGACCAGGGCGAGATCGACCGCACACTGATCGCGCTCGACGGCACGAAGAACAAGGCGAAGCTCGGCGCTAACGCGATCCTCGGCGTTTCCCTCGCCTGTGCTCACGCGGCGGCAGCGAACCTCGGCCTTCCTCTATTCCGCTATCTGGGCGGAGCGCAGGGTCGTGTCATGCCCGTGCCCATGATGAACGTCATCAACGGAGGCAAGCACGCCGACGGCGCGCTGCAGTTCCAGGAGTGCATGATCGTGCCGCTCGGCGCGCCTTCTCTCGCTGAAGCAGTGCGCTACGGAGCAGAAGTCTTCCATCACCTCGGCAAGATCCTGAAGAAGAAAGGCTTTGCCACAACGGTCGGTGACGAGGGCGGATACGCACCGCCGCTGACGCACATCGCCGAGGCGCTCGAACTGATCACGAACGCGATCGCCGCCGCCGGCTATAAACCCGGACGCGACGTCGCGATCGCGCTGGATCCCGCTGCCAGCGAATTCCGCGAGAAGGGCGGTTACCTCGCCGAACGTGATAAGCGACCGCTGTCGTCCGGCCAGATGATAGACCTTTACGAAAAGCTGCTGCGCGACTTTCCGCTCGTGAGCATCGAGGATGGCCTGGGCGAGGACGATTGGGCCGGATGGGAAGAGCTGACGCGGCGGCTCGGCGATCGGGTGCAGCTTGTCGGCGACGATCTGTTCGTCACGAATGTGGAGTATCTGCAGCGGGGCATCTCGCGCGGTGCGGCCAACGCGATCTTGGTCAAGGTCAATCAAATCGGCACGCTGACGGAGACTGTGGATTGCGTGCGCACGGCGCAAGCCGCGGGCTATCGGACCGTGATCTCGCACAGGTCTGGTGAGACGGGCGATACGACGATCGCCGATATCGCGGTCGCCTTGAATGCAGGCCAGATCAAGACGGGTTCGCTTTCGCGCAGCGATCGCGTGGAGAAGTATAACCGGTTGATGGCGATCGAAGCCGCGCTCGGCGAGAATGCCGTCTACCCGGGCGCATCCGCATTCCGCGCATCGGCATACAGCGGATCCGCAGAGGGGCAAGCACCGCTTGCCCCAACGAAGCGGCGCCGCGAATCCCGTTGACTCGCATCTTGTTCCTTCCTATACTATGGAGGTGGCCGGCGCGGGCCTGTAGCTCAGTTGGTCAGAGCGGCCGGCTCATAACCGGTTGGTCGCAGGTTCAAGTCCTGCCGGGCCCAAACGGTCGAACTGTGCGCCCCCATCGTCTAGAGGCCTAGGACACCGCCCTTTCACGGCGGCGACGGGGATTCGAATTCCCCTGGGGGTACATCGTCTTAACGAGCAACGCCCATGCTTCGAAAAGTTACTCTGATCGCCGTGCCGCTACTCGTGATCGCGGCGAGTTCGCTGTCGCCACTCGACGCGAGTACTACAGGCGTGCTGAGCGGGCATATCTTCGACGAGCACTTTGACGGCACGCGCTTGCCATTTCTTCAGGGGCCGGTGCGCGTCGACGCTTGTCGCGCGTTCCAAGCTTCAGCCTGCGTAGAGACAACGCCGAATTCGCGCGGTTTCTTTTCGTTTATTTCCCTCAGCCCTGGAGGTTATTTCTTGCGAGCAGCAGTGGCCGGAACGTCAATAGGATCGACGGGTTGCGCCCGATACGTCGTAGATGCCGATGGCCTAACGGTCGCTGATCTGGGCATGTATGACAGTTCCAAGATTATCGCCGACTGTTTCGAAGTGCAAACTATCTACCCAGAGACCACCGCGTCAGTGTACTCGTTCGACGGAGGCGGCTATTGGGAACCATGACTTCTCGGTGGCCATTCGCTTTGTCGACTGCCGACTTGCGATGGAACAATGACTCTATCTGATTGGAGCTCGCTGTTCTTTGCCCGATTGGGCGAGAAGACAAAGGGATTCGCGGCGCCATCGGGCCCCGATGAAGACGGTCACTATGCAACAAAGCTTAACGGCAAGGATCTTTTTGTGATGGGCTGCGATGACTGTTTTGCAACCGTGTGGTTTGAAGGTTCTCCCGTTTGCGACTATTCAAACGCATCCGCCACCGACGCCAAAGAAGCCGCGTTGTTCATCGCGTCCGCGGCCGCGTAGTTCGAAGTTCGATCGTCACCTCGCGCTGCCCGCTGGCGTAAGGAACAGCTTGAGATCCGGATAGTCGATGACGATGTTGAACGGGCTGAGCACGCCCTCGCCGAGTATACCTTCGGCACCGGTGTTGAATGACTCACCTTGCGGAAATCCCAGCGGCATAACCGGAACGAGATCTTGTTCGAACGGGCCAACCTTCAAACTGTGAAGCCTTCCGGCCTCGGCGAAAGAGGGCGTATTGAAGCTGATGATCGTGCCATCCGAATCGGCGACCTCTGGGTGACGTTTCATGTAGATCTGCCACAACGCGACCGACGATTGGAAACTGGGCGATAGCAGCATGTATGCCCGCTGCTTATCATTGAACGTCACGATGGTCTGCGCGATTCCCTGATCCAAGGCGATCGGCAGCGGATACGCGTTTGGCGGCGCATGAAACTTGGCGGGGTCCGAAAATGTTATCGTCTTCCAGTCGAAATTCACCGATGTGATAGCCTTTGCAAAGAGATCGAGCCCGATATACCCATCGAAGGGCGTAAATCCATCAGCGAGATTGTTGCTAAAGACTTCGACTTGGACGTTGTTCAAAGCGAGTCCGCCGATTTGAATCGCAGCCTTCTTCGTGCTGACGAGATCATCGGGATTGAAAAAATCAAAGCGAGCGTCGGTGGAATCGACCAACCTTGCTCGTTCAGCCATCAAAGGATCCACGGAAATCCCGCTGATCATCGTATCGATGGCGAAATGGCCCGAATAGCCGTTAATAGACGCATTCACGATGATGCCGCCATGAGGATCGAACGGTACGGTGACGCTCCCGCCTGTTGGGAACGAGATGTAGTTCTGGGGCGGCGGAGCGGATAGTTCGTCGGCGGCGACCGGTACATCCCAATCGAACTTTGTGACCGAGATCGTGTCGCCGTTGATGCGTCGTGTCGTCGCGACCTGAACCGCTCCGAAGGTCTTGTAATCGGCGTACTCTTCGCGTATGGCGTCGCCATCTGGATCGACGATGACCTGGTCCACAAGCCATGTCATTCGATCAAAATACACGTCGGCAGGCATCCCGCCGGCGGGATGGATGCGCACGACATACGCGCTCCGAGTCGTGTCATGGAGCTCTGCGGAGAGCGACGCATCGTATCCCTCAGAATCCACGACCGCCCACGACACATCGAACGGCCGAGAATAGCCGCCGTCCGCGGTCACTGTGTCGTTCGCAGAACCACGCCAAAAATCCGAACCGTCGAAGCCGTTGGTCGTGACGCCGCCTGCGTACGTCCTGTCTTCGCGATACAGCGCGCCGGCTCGCCTGAGCGTCACGAGCGCTGCGTGGCGGCCGCCGTTGAAATCAACCCACGAATCCGAACTCTTCATCACGAACGCTTTTGCACGGCCGTCGCTCAACGAATAGCCGACAGCGGTTGCATGTTTCACAAAGATCATTGCGGGCGTGATGTCCTCGGCGCGCGACATGCTGGTGCCCGCCACTACAAATGCTAGCATCGCCGCAAATAAAAATATCGGTGTCCGCATAGAAGCGCCCCCAAACCGATGTCCTTGCACGTCTACTTTGACACCCTCTGGCCCACGACCTCGACGTCCTCGTGGGCACCCGAGCGCCCGCGCTTTACCTCGAGACATGCTGCCGATCGACGCTCGCCTCTGGGAGTTCCACGGAGGAGCGTGGAAGTCGGCGGGAGCGGCAGTCCCAGACGAATCGCCGCGCAACGTTTTGGGCGAATAGCTCAGTTGGTAGAGCGCTTCCCTTACAAGGAAGATGTCGGGGGTTCGAGCCCCTCTTCGCCCACCAGAATTGCTTCGCGCGTTGGCGGGAGTCAAAGAAATGTCGAGCTACATGAATCGCTTGATATTCGTATTGGCCGTGCTTCCGGCCGCATTTGTCTTGGCCGGCTGCTCGCATGCGGGCGGTTCAGGGGCTGCAAGCACCGCCGCTAACGTGATTGAGCTCGCTCACGAGCCGACGACGACGTTCAAGGTGACGTACCGACCCGATCTCGTTCAAGTCGATCACGCGTCAGCGGCGCAAAGCATCGTCGCGATCAGTCCGGACGGCTCGACCTTCGTCCTCGATCATGCTCCAGCGTCCGTGCTAAACGCATCACCCGGTACGACGTTGCTGCTTGCCGGTTTTGCGCTGTGCAAGATCGTGTCCGTCGAAACCAACGGCGAGTTCGCGTTGGTGCAGACGACCCCGGCGGCGTTGACCGACGCCATCAGTGACGGAACGATCGCCTGGGACCACGCGATCACGTTTGGTGCTTCGGGTCAGATCTCAGACGATAGCCCGGCGCGCTGGACTGCGGCCGAGCCCGCTCTCGCCGACACGTCGGGGCCGGTGACCGTGAACCATACGGGCACCGCGAACGGCTGGCAGTACACGACGCAAACCACCGTCGGCGAGAACCAGCTTGCCATAAACGAGACACTCACGCGCGAGTTTCCAGGCGGCATGCAGATCACGATGCAGGCGAAGGGCACATTCTCGAATTTCAACAGTTCGGCTGACATCGAGATCAGCAATGGTCAGGTCGTGAAATTCACATACGTGAACAAGAACCTCACCGGCACGATCGATTTCCGTTGGACGGCTACAAAATCGCAACCCGGTGTCGGTACGTTGCCCAAAGAAGACCGGTTCGTCTCATTGCCTCCCCTCGTCTCCATACCGCTGGATCTCGAGGGTATGCCGTTCACGCTCAATATCGACTCGGCCATGCTCGTCGAGCCGGGATTTACGGCGGCAAATGAAGCCTCGCAGGCTCACTTTACAGTGAATTTCTCCGGAGATCAGGGCTTTTCGGTCGCAAATGGCGTGACCACCAGGGTCGGGGCGCTCAAAGACACGGTCGAAATCGATCCAGCGACAAACGCGATCAGTCCGATCGCCGCGTCGGCCTTCGTGGGTGCCCTTTCGCTGCCGAAACTCGAGCTCAAGCCCGGAATCGCGCCGGAAAGTCTGCAGTCCGATAACGGAGCGTTTGCCGATCGGGCCAAACAACTTTTGGCACAGAGCGGATATGCATCGAAACTCGCTGCCCAGTCCGGCTTGCCGGCGGGCGGCTCATACGTACAACTCATAACATCGTCCGGACTCATGGATTTTGGAACGATGGATTCGTTCATCCCGTGCCAGCAAGCGACGATGGAGCTGTCGCTCAAAGTCGGGAACGCCGCTGGTCTCGGCATTTCGTCGGCGGACCCAAATGAGACGTATCATCTGACGACATGGCATCGAATCAACCCGGCAGTTCAATATTGCGCAAAAGGGCTCGCTGCGAATCCGTCCGGGCCCACATCGTCTTCCACGCCACCGACGCCCTGCGATAAGACGATAACCGGCAACGCGGGCGACTTCTACGGCGTGCACTCCGGTTCGATGATGCAAGCCTTTTTGGCAAAGGGCGCGCATCCAGGCGTCGACATCACGCACCTGCGCGATGATCCCGTGTTCGCAAACCTTCGCGAAGACGTTCCGATAAGCGACCTTAACTCCGCGAGGCTGCTCTCCACGAAAGAGGAGACGGGTCTCGGCATACCCGGCACGGGTTCGGCGACGCTGACCGACGCGACGGTCATCGTTCAACCCTGGTTCCCTGGATGCACCGGCAAGGGCCAATGCCCGAACCCCAGCACGAACTCTGCGTACGGCGGCGTCGTCGGCCTCGCCGCTCACTATAGTCTTGGTCAGAACGAAAGCATGACGGTCTATATCGAATACGAACACCTCATCGCGCCGCCGTACCTTCCTCGAAACGACGCCGGAGCATACATCGACAATCAGGGAAACACGATCGGCGAAGGCGACTACGTCACAAAGCAATTGGGCTGCACCGGGTTCGGGTCTGCGATGACCAACGGAGCGAAGCTCAGCGTCGATCAACTCCGCGATCATCCGTTGATCGGCTATCTCGGAGCCACCGAACACCCGCACGTGCACATCCAAACCGCCTTTTCGCTTGGGCGCAAAGGCTACCTCAACAGCAAGTTCTTCGACCCCGGAATCGTGCTCGTGCATACCTAGGTAAGCCAGATTTCGATGACGCGAGAAAGAGGCCGGTCAATGACCGGCCTCTTCGTCCCGACTCCGCGTTTTCGTTGATTCGGTTAGTCGACCACGTGCCAGTCGAGGATGATGCCTTGCTGGCCGTTCGCGTAGGTGATGACGCCGTCGCCGTATTGGTCGACCGTGAACGTCGCGACCACGGTGCTGCTTGAGTTCATGATCGTGCCGTTGATGCTGACCGTCGGCGGCGTGCCCGAGCTCGTCATGACGGCCGAGCCGCCATTGATGAGCGAGACATTGATCGAGAGCGCGACCAAGTTGCCGTTCGCATCGAACTCGACGGACCCGCTCGCCGTGCGATCGCCGAGCACCGAGCCGCCGCTGATCGTGAAGGGCGGTGTGGACGACAACGTGATGCTGCCGAGCGAACCCTTCGAGATCGTCTCGAGGTGCGAGCCGGCGAACGTCACGTCGCCCGCGCCGTCTACGGTTGCGGTGACGCCTTGCAATTGGCCTTGGCCGCCGAACGACTCGTTGATCTTCGGCACGCCGTCGTTGTCCACCCAGCCGCCGTTGCCCGCGACGTTGTAGACATTATTGCCGGCCGGCGACACCGTGATCTGGTGTCCGCGCTGCGATTCCGGCGATGTCGAAGTGCCGATGAAGAAGTCGCTTGTGATCACCGCAGAGAAGTTGCCCGGCGCTCCGGTGATCGCATACTGGCTCTTGCGCTCGCCGAGTACGGTGTTGGCATGGTTGTACCACGTCGCCGTACGACTGATCGTCTCATTCGACTGTGTGTTCTGCACGACGTCGGCGACGACGTCCTTGGCAAGAACGGTGCAGCCGTTATCGTAGAAATACTTGGTCTCGTAGATCGTCTCGGTCGAGCTGACGTGCGTCACGGTTCGTTCAACGCCGTCGCGGCAAGTGCCGGTTGCGACGTCGGCATTCCGCCGCGCCGCATTGAGCGTCGCGCCGGCGGTGCCGTCGAAGAGACCGACGGTGAGATTGTCGTCCTGCACGGTGCCCATGGAAGATTGCGCTTCGGCTTGCGTCGTGGACTGCGATTGCGACCCGCCGCCGCCGGGATTCCCGCCGCCGGGATTCGTGAGAACGCCGCTGCCCGCGCCGCCGCATCCGGCGAGGAGGACGGTCGCGAGAAGCGCGCTTGCAAATTGAGTGCGCATTGGATAAGTTATCCTTTCGACAAAGTGAGCCGCGCGAATAGCGCGACCGTTTCATGTCGTAAGGATACGTTGCGGACGCCGCGGGCGCATGAGCGATGGATGAACCGGCCGTGAGGGTTGGCAGAGATTCTAGCCGACTCGTCCGCCGTTTGCGGCTGCGACGCGCGTCTGCAATTCCATATGTTGTTCGATGGCGATCTCTACAGTGAGATTCGCATGATAAAGCGCGCGGCGGACAGCAAGCGTCGCGAACGGCAAGCCCGGATCGCGCGGCGCGAATGACGAACATGTCGCATCTGCAAACACACGCATCTGTTTGTGCTCGCAGAGAAACGAGCGCCCCGATGGTCGGGAGTGACTGCAATCACGGCACGAGTCGTTGAAGCGCGCGACCGTGAGCTCGCCGCGATCGTATGCGTCCGCCGGTTCGCGGTCGTCTTTCACCGCTCTCTCATCCATTGATCGAACGGACGCAATGTCGCGCTTGCCCGCGCGATGAGAGCCTCGCTCGATGATCCATCGCCCGGGCACGCTGCGACGCCGGCGCTCCACGCCGCAAGGCCTTTGGCGCGCCGCGGACGCGGCGGCAGTCCTTCGTGCGCGAGCGAGAGCGCCGCAGCGACGCGGCGTGCCACGTTCGCGGCGCCGTCGGCATCGGCCTCAGGCAGAATGATGACATAGTCCTCGCGCTGACGAGCAACCGTATCGCCGTGTCGGGCCGCCGATCGCACGGCGGCGAACAAGGCTTCCGCAGTAGCTTCGCGGTTGGCGTCGTCCGCTGCGTGCTCGAAGAGACCGCCGATGTGCAAGAGCACGATGCCGAAACCGCTGCCGCTCGCGCGCCACCAGTGCACTTCATCTTCCAATACGGCGAGCATGTCGAGTCCGACGGACGGGCTGTCGCGCGTCGCCAGTTCTTGACGTTGTGTCGTCGCATATGCGTGGATGCGACGTGTTGCTCGTATCCGGTCGTCGTCGTCCACGCCCGCTGAAGCGGCGGCTGCATGCGTTTCGTCGGACGGCGCAGCCGCGGGCGGGGGCGACGTCAACCAATCGAGTGAGAATGCGCCTTGATCGAATCGGGTGCGGCGCAGAATCGCAAAGTGCGGCGGCAGTGCGACGGGTGGTCGCGCCGCATCATCGAGGACGAACGCCACTCGCTTGTCCGCTAGAACGCTCACCGCCGCGTCTGCGACCGCTCGCTCGTTGGATCCGATCGGCACGATAACCGCTTCGAAGCCGAACGACCCGGCGGCCGCCGCGCGCAGCGCTGAATAACGCGACGTGTGATAGGTCGAATGACCGGCGGATGAAAGAAGCCGCGTAGCGGCGATGCAGCCCGCGCACGCCGGCGCATCGTCGCAGACCGTGCACGTGACGTTGACCGTCATGGGGCTGGAGGCGCACCACGCCCCGCCTTCGAAGGTCGCGGTGATCCGGCGCGGAGCCGGCGCGAGGCGATCACGTTGCGGCCTTCGACCATTTCGCGCGCGCCTCTTGCCCCCGCACACTTGAGGGAATCGTTGCGCAGCAGCATCGCCGTGGCCGCTCTCTTCCTCGCAGCGAGTTCCGCGCTCGTGTTCGTGAGTGCCGGCGAAGCGCGCGCACGAACGACGGCCATTCCGCCGACGAGCGCGCCGACCTCCGCGCCCGATCCGGGCGCCCAAGTCGCAACGGCAAAGTCGTTGATGAACACCGGCCGCCCGCTGCAGGCGATCGCGCTGCTCGAACCGGTCTATCGCGCCGATCCTTCGAACCGCGACGTGGCAGTGGCACTCGCGCAGGCGTACTCCTATACCGGAGCGCAGGGAAAAGCGATCGCGGTCTTGGACGCGGTCCTCGCAAAAGACCCGACCGACGGCGAGGCGCGCGTGCTTCTCGGGCGCGCCTACGCCTACAACCACGATTACGCCGATGCCGAAGCCCAATTCACCGCTGAACTCAAAGCGAACGCGGGCGACACCGACGCGCAAGTCGGCCTCGCCGACACGTACACGTTCGCGAGCAAATACGCAGACGCCGAGAAACTGTATCGCGCGGTGCTCGCGAAAGATCCGAAGAATGGCGACGCTCGCGTTGGACTGGCTGCCGTGGAATCGTATACGAACCGGCTCAGCGGCGCGCGCGCGGACTACGAACAGGTCCTCGCAGCGCAACCCACCGACGTGGATGCTCTCGTCGGCCTCGCGAGCGTCGCGTATTGGGAGGGCGATCTGGCGACCGCACAATCGATCGCGCGCCGCGCGGTGGCATTGGCACCCGAAGACGGCGACGCGCTCGACATACTTCGGCAAGTCGACCTGCGCATCGCGCCGCTCACCGACGTCACCGCCGTCACGACGACCGGCAGCGATGGCCTGGAACGCAACCTCCAACTCGTGCAGCGGTTCTACTCAGATCCGGCGACCTACTTCGGCTTGTATGCGGCGCGATATTCCATCGCCGGCGGCGGCGTATCCACGTCCGCCGATCGAATCGGCGTGGTCGCCGGCTACTCACGCAGCGCCGCAGCCAGCTTCGATCTGCGCGCCGACGAATCGAGGTTCATCGGTCAAGCCGCGACGACAGACATGTCTTTCGCTTTCTCGGGTTCGTCCGGGTTGAACGATTACGGCGCAAGCTTGGTCTACGGCGGCGTAGACGGCAGCATCGCGGCGAACGGCGGCGTTCCGGTGCTCAACGGGCAGTCGGCCGTCATCCGGTTGACCACGCTTGCCGTGAACGGCGATCATCGCTTCGGCCGCAACATGGCGGGCGTCGCGCTCCAATCGGCGTACTACAGCGACGGGAACACGTTTCGGGAATTGGACCTCGACGTCAACCGGACGCAACCGCTGAATTTTGCCAACGCGTCGCTTGTGGGAGACATCAATTACCGCGATGCCGGATTTGCGAACAGCTACTCGTACTCGTCGAATAATCTGAAGCCGCCCTACAACCTGATCAACCACTCGCACGGCTACTACGACTATCTCGCGCAACGCGACGCGACGCTCGCACTCACCTACTCCGAGCGCGTGAACGACCACGTGAGCGGCGGCGTGCAGCTCACGACCGGCACGCGCACGACGACCACGTTCTATGGACCGACCGGAGCGACCGGGATCTTTCGACTGGAACCGTACATCACGTTGGATACGACGCGCATGACGTTTTCGGTGGACGATGCCGTCGTGCGCTAC from the Candidatus Eremiobacteraceae bacterium genome contains:
- a CDS encoding glycosyltransferase family 4 protein translates to MATSYVMLSFEGPDVYSRAGGLGVRAAELSTALAARGAQTDLYFVGDPELAPTETPTPGLTWHRWCQWISRYHPDGVYDGEWGKVLDYQRTIPQRVVDEHVKPAAERGGRVVVLAEEWQTTQTAIMIRQLADVVGCGGAVDILWNANNVYGFDRIDWRRLQRATTVTTVSRWMKHMMAAVGQDPLIIPNGIPKARLAAKPPPKYVGEISRALGAGIGLVKFGRFDPDKRWLMAVDAVAELKRIGRRPKLVMRGGSEPHGNAVRERVRARGLSHHVVRSVPNGLAAAIASAVEDVVELQYFVSDADRDALYAAADAVLANSGREPFGLVGLEVMAVGGVAVTGATGEDYALPFDNALVVDTNDGTELASYVARLQDMPELQKNIRARGLETAARFTWDHAVDILERKIEYVRLAR
- the ndk gene encoding nucleoside-diphosphate kinase — its product is MERTLLLAKPDAVQRGLVGEIISRFERRGLQIVGLKLLAISTQLAKEHYREHVGKPFFKPLVEYITSTPVVAIVVEGPNAVELCRATIGATNPVAATPGSIRGDLSMQVGRNLVHGSDSAKSAKREVKLFFKASELLTYKRAMQRWITE
- the eno gene encoding phosphopyruvate hydratase, with the translated sequence MPELTAPAIAEIRAREVLDSRGNPTVAVRVTTSDGVRAEAMVPSGASTGAHEAIELRDGDVKRYLGKGVLKAVDNVNGPIERKLRGMDVTDQGEIDRTLIALDGTKNKAKLGANAILGVSLACAHAAAANLGLPLFRYLGGAQGRVMPVPMMNVINGGKHADGALQFQECMIVPLGAPSLAEAVRYGAEVFHHLGKILKKKGFATTVGDEGGYAPPLTHIAEALELITNAIAAAGYKPGRDVAIALDPAASEFREKGGYLAERDKRPLSSGQMIDLYEKLLRDFPLVSIEDGLGEDDWAGWEELTRRLGDRVQLVGDDLFVTNVEYLQRGISRGAANAILVKVNQIGTLTETVDCVRTAQAAGYRTVISHRSGETGDTTIADIAVALNAGQIKTGSLSRSDRVEKYNRLMAIEAALGENAVYPGASAFRASAYSGSAEGQAPLAPTKRRRESR
- a CDS encoding tetratricopeptide repeat protein; the protein is MRSSIAVAALFLAASSALVFVSAGEARARTTAIPPTSAPTSAPDPGAQVATAKSLMNTGRPLQAIALLEPVYRADPSNRDVAVALAQAYSYTGAQGKAIAVLDAVLAKDPTDGEARVLLGRAYAYNHDYADAEAQFTAELKANAGDTDAQVGLADTYTFASKYADAEKLYRAVLAKDPKNGDARVGLAAVESYTNRLSGARADYEQVLAAQPTDVDALVGLASVAYWEGDLATAQSIARRAVALAPEDGDALDILRQVDLRIAPLTDVTAVTTTGSDGLERNLQLVQRFYSDPATYFGLYAARYSIAGGGVSTSADRIGVVAGYSRSAAASFDLRADESRFIGQAATTDMSFAFSGSSGLNDYGASLVYGGVDGSIAANGGVPVLNGQSAVIRLTTLAVNGDHRFGRNMAGVALQSAYYSDGNTFRELDLDVNRTQPLNFANASLVGDINYRDAGFANSYSYSSNNLKPPYNLINHSHGYYDYLAQRDATLALTYSERVNDHVSGGVQLTTGTRTTTTFYGPTGATGIFRLEPYITLDTTRMTFSVDDAVVRYSGGRGGLPIPYSANTLQLNVAIRL